In a single window of the Cervus elaphus chromosome 1, mCerEla1.1, whole genome shotgun sequence genome:
- the LOC122691537 gene encoding calcitonin gene-related peptide 2 isoform X2, protein MGFGKSSPFLAFSILVLCQAGSLQATPLRSALETLPDPGALSEKEGRLLLAALVKAYVQRKTNELEQEEEQETEDSSITAQKRSCNTATCVTHRLAGLLSRSGGMVKSNFVPTNVGSEAFGRRRRDLQD, encoded by the exons ATGGGCTTCGGGAAATCCTCCCCCTTCCTGGCTTTCAGCATCTTGGTCCTGTGCCAGGCAGGCAGTCTCCAGGCGACACCACTCAG GTCAGCTTTGGAGACCCTCCCTGATCCTGGGGCACTCAGTGAGAAGGAAGGGCGCCTCCTGCTGGCCGCACTGGTGAAGGCCTATGTCCAGAGGAAGACTAACGAGCTGGAGcaggaagaggagcaggagacagaggactCCAG CATCACTGCCCAGAAGAGGTCCTGCAACACCGCCACCTGTGTGACCCATCGGCTGGCAGGCTTGCTCAGCAGATCTGGGGGTATGGTGAAGAGCAACTTCGTGCCCACCAATGTGGGCTCCGAAGCCTTTGGCCGGCGCCGCAGGGACCTTCAGGACTGA
- the LOC122691537 gene encoding calcitonin isoform X1 yields the protein MGFGKSSPFLAFSILVLCQAGSLQATPLRSALETLPDPGALSEKEGRLLLAALVKAYVQRKTNELEQEEEQETEDSSLDGSRAKRCSNLSTCVLSAYWKDLNNYHRFSGMGFGPETPGKKRDVANGLERDRSSHFGVPQDAN from the exons ATGGGCTTCGGGAAATCCTCCCCCTTCCTGGCTTTCAGCATCTTGGTCCTGTGCCAGGCAGGCAGTCTCCAGGCGACACCACTCAG GTCAGCTTTGGAGACCCTCCCTGATCCTGGGGCACTCAGTGAGAAGGAAGGGCGCCTCCTGCTGGCCGCACTGGTGAAGGCCTATGTCCAGAGGAAGACTAACGAGCTGGAGcaggaagaggagcaggagacagaggactCCAG CCTGGACGGCTCCAGAGCTAAGCGGTGCAGTAATCTGAGTACCTGTGTGCTGAGCGCGTACTGGAAGGACTTGAACAACTATCATAGATTCTCTGGCATGGGCTTCGGGCCTGAAACACCTGGCAAGAAAAGGGATGTAGCCAACGGCTTGGAGAGGGACCGCTCCTCCCATTTTGGGGTGCCCCAGGATGCCAACTGA